Part of the Hemiscyllium ocellatum isolate sHemOce1 chromosome 9, sHemOce1.pat.X.cur, whole genome shotgun sequence genome, aagGTCTTATAGTATATATGTGCACTGGTTGTTAAAATTGATAGGACAGATGCAGAGAGTGCTAAAAATACAaatctttatctctctctctctctctgatgaaaacTCTAAATTTAATTTTGGAGTTTAAGTACTGACTTATTCTGTATGTTGCTCCAATAGGTGTGGTACATGGATGGATACACAAGTAGTAAAGTGGTTCGTGAATACAAGTCTATGACAGCCTTTGTGAGTGGAGAGGATTACAGGCTCTACCGTCTGCCCTATCCCTGGGCAGGAACCAATCACCTGGTCTATAATGGCTCTCTTTACTTTAACAAGTACCAGAGCAATACTCTGATAAAGTATAACTTTGAGACAGGCTCAGTGTTGGCCCAGCGCAGCCTGGAGTATGCTGGATTCAATAACATCTATCCCTACACCTGGGGTGGTTTCTCTGACATTGACCTCATGGCTGATGAGGGTGGAATCTGGGCTGTCTATGCCACCAATCAGAATGCAGGAAATATTGTCATCAGCCAGCTGGATGAGCAGACCCTGGAGGTGCGGAAAAGCTGGGACACAGTCTATCCTAAGAGGAGTGCTGGTGAGGCCTTCATGATCTGTGGCACATTGTATGTCACCAACTCCCACCTGACAGGAGCCAAGGTCTACTTTGCGTACTCCACCAAGACTTCAAGTTATGAGTACACAGACATCCCATTTCATAATCAGTACTTTCACATTTCCATGCTGGATTACAACGCCAGAGACCGAATGCTGTATGCCTGGAACAATGGCCATCAAGTTTTATTCAATGTCACTTTGTTCCATGTTATTCAAACCCAGGAGGATCCAGAATCTCCTGGACAGCAGTAGATTTGGACAACCTATTCATTCACTGACAATCTTCCCTGAAGTGGCAAGATtttctaaactttcttttctccatATGTGAGCATCTAGTCAAAGAAATACAGGTCAACAGCTCAAGGTTTGAGATTGAGTCTCTATGTAACATGGTGTGATCAATTTTTGTCTCAACGTGAGATGATGTCTGTTCATTTGCCTTATTCATCAAAACCAGAGGCTTCAGGAAACTGACTTGCATGAATTTGTAATCttctgttctttcattttttaagAAATGTTTTCTTATATAAACTAACTTTTGTATAACTTTATAACCACAGTAACAACAGTCATGTGAGGATTGGATTTCTGATTTAAATTGATATTATGACTAGGCTTTATTCTCCTTGCTTTTTGCTGGTACAGCAGTTTAGGACTATACTCAATGCAACCTGTACATTTCTAGCCTAATTCTATCATTGTCTTTGTGAGTAAAATACATTGTGCACAGTATTTGGTGAATGTAATTCCAGTTGCTATTATTGTTGAATTGTAATGTTTTGTTGCATCATTCACTCAAAGCTAAACCATTTATTTTATACAATGTATCATCAACCAGCATCTTTCTTAAAAGGCAAGATTAAAACGTTATAAAATATTCAATTATTGTGTTGAATTTTGTTTGCAAGATCTTGGCTGTTGTCTGTATTGAAGGGTCAGAATAATGGAATAAGAGCATGTTGATATAGGATCACCATGAGAGGGGGTAAGAGAGAAAGCTGTGACCGACTACATCAAGAAATAGACAGGGATTTTCTTAAATCTTCCATAACTGTATATTTCTGCATATCATTGTATCAATGCAGGTGTGTATGAATGCAAGGGATTGGGAATCAGaggagaaagtttttttttaattcagtgaGTGGTTGAGATCTAGAGGTTGCCTGGAAGTGGtatagacaaaaaaaactgcagatgttggaatccaaggaggctggaagaacacaacaagccaggcaacatcagaaggtggagaagtcgacatttcggatgtaacccttcttcaggactgggggtaaatgtaaggggagGCAAGTTCAATGGAGAAATCAGAAGAAATAACAAGGTACGGATGTACTCAAtgctcagaggaacagagtgatcttggggGTGTTTGTACAAAAATCCCTGAAGTTGGCAAGGCAGGTTAATAAGGTAGTTAAAAATGTATATGAGACAAttgcctttatcagttgtggCATGCATTATaatagcagggaggttatgttggaagtgttttggttagaccacaactgggggactttgtgcagttctggtcactgcacctACTGGAAAGATGTGATTGTACTAGaaggggtgcagaagagattcatcaGAAGATTGCCTGGGATGATGCACTTTAATgacaaagagaggctggataagctcaggttgtttcctttggagcatgaaagattgaggggtgatctaattgtggtgtataaaattgagaggcatagatagggtgaatagaaagcagctgtacCCTTCAGTTGTAGGGTCAATAGCAAGGGAGcaacattttaaagtgaaagacaggaagtttagaggggatttgaggaaaactcTCTTCACTCAGACtatggtgggagtctggaatgcactgcctgggagggtaattAAGGCAGGTAGCCTCAAAAtgcacttggatgagcacttaaaatgtcacaatattcaaggctatgggactagtgtagatttagtgCAGCTTTGGTTGTACATACTTAATGGACTGTAGGGCCTCTTCCGTAATGGAGAATTCTATTCTATGAGTAGGCCAGTTACGCTTATTCagtcattcaacatgatcatagctgatctgctgTAGCAATGCCATATTTACATGCTCGTCAGcatacccaccccccctcccctcccacaacaTTAACCTCCAGAAACCTGTTTCTTAACTATATTAAGTGACTTGGTCTCAACAGAATTCTGCTTTTAAGAATTCCACAGGGACACTCATCTCAGTCCAAATTGGTGCATTGCATATTCTGGACCCCATCCCTTAAACTAGGAGAAGATCCCTGCACTCAGTCTATCCAGCTCTGTCaaaattttgtacatttcaataagattcccttttattggttctgtttgccgagctgggaatttgtgttgcagatgtttcgtcccctgtctaggtggcatcctcattgcttgggagcctcctgtgaagcgcttctgtgatctttcctccggcatttgtagtggtttgaatctgccgcttccggttgtcagttccagctgtccgctgcagtggccggtatattgggtccagatcgatgtgcttgttgattgaatctgtggatgagtgccatgcctctggaattccctggctgttctctgtttggcttgccctataatagtagtgttgtcccagtcgaattctgataacaaggaaaagacaaacacataacctcaacaccaagaagagggaagcactaaaatcactaagaaacgataagaacataaatCATACATTAGCTCACCAATAgcataaacaacacactgaggaaccta contains:
- the olfm3a gene encoding noelin-3a is translated as MSQSIEVLNLRTQRDFQYVLKMETQMKGLKGKFRQVEDDRKTLLTKHFQELKEKMEELLPLIPVLEQYKMDSKLINQFKDEVRNLSIVLTAIQQDIGAYDYEELQHRVLNLESRLHDCMKKLSCGKLMKISLPMTIKTSGTRFGAWMMDPLAAEKENKVWYMDGYTSSKVVREYKSMTAFVSGEDYRLYRLPYPWAGTNHLVYNGSLYFNKYQSNTLIKYNFETGSVLAQRSLEYAGFNNIYPYTWGGFSDIDLMADEGGIWAVYATNQNAGNIVISQLDEQTLEVRKSWDTVYPKRSAGEAFMICGTLYVTNSHLTGAKVYFAYSTKTSSYEYTDIPFHNQYFHISMLDYNARDRMLYAWNNGHQVLFNVTLFHVIQTQEDPESPGQQ